Proteins from a genomic interval of Gossypium hirsutum isolate 1008001.06 chromosome A09, Gossypium_hirsutum_v2.1, whole genome shotgun sequence:
- the LOC107889196 gene encoding transcription factor E2FB isoform X5 gives MSASQEPLNQPLRLQNQQLPFSMKPPFMSPGGDYHHFASTESRRLADQKGDAIVVQSPRKSDVADREVESGDWARPPGYTEVIGSPLQTPVSGKGGKAQKASRLTKNSRSGPQIPASNLGSPGNNVTPTGPCRYDSSLGLLTRKFINLIKQAEDGILDLNKAADTLEVQKRRIYDITNVLEGIGLREKKLKNRIQWKGLDVSRPGEIDENVTTLQVHAHAEVENLSIEERCLDEQIRWLFVTEEDIKSLSCFQNETLIAIKAPHGTTLEVPDPDEQAVDYSQRRYRIVLRSSMGPIDVYLVSQFEEKFEEIQGADPPPNFPSTSGLNENPATTMVPEESRGKEIEMQWQDDNKMCSDLNASQDFVSGIMKIVPSDVDCDADYWLLSDPSISIIDMWRTESLIEWSELGTLNEGYGMATVSSTCPQTPTSNATEAPSANSTGK, from the exons ATGTCCGCTTCTCAAGAGCCGTTGAACCAACCCCTACGGCTGCAAAATCAGCAGCTGCCTTTCTCTATGAAGCCTCCGTTTATGTCTCCTGGAGGCGATTATCACCACTTTGCTTCCACTGAGTCTCGCCGCTTAGCCGATCAAAAAGGCGATGCCATTGTCGTCCAATCTCCT AGGAAGAGTGATGTAGCAGATCGAGAAGTTGAGTCTGGTGACTGGGCAAGGCCTCCAGGGTACACTGAAGTTATTGGCAGTCCTCTCCAGACACCTGTATCAGGAAAAGGGGGAAAGGCTCAAAAAGCATCAAGGCTAACAAAGAACAGTAGATCTGGTCCTCAAATTCCTGCTTCAAATCTTG GTTCTCCTGGCAATAATGTCACTCCTACAGGTCCCTGCCGTTATGACAGCTCCTTAG GGCTTTTGACAAGGAAGTTTATCAATTTGATTAAACAAGCTGAAGATGGTATTCTTGATTTGAATAAAGCTGCCGATACCTTGGAG GTGCAAAAGAGGAGGATATATGACATTACCAATGTTCTTGAAGGAATTGGTCTCAGAGAAAAGAAACTCAAGAACAGAATTCAGTGGAA GGGGCTTGATGTCTCAAGGCCAGGCGAGATTGATGAGAATGTCACTACTTTGCAG GTACATGCACAT GCAGAGGTTGAGAACCTTTCTATCGAGGAACGCTGTTTAGATGAACAAATCAG GTGGCTCTTTGTCACCGAGGAAGATATCAAGAGCTTATCCTGCTTCCAG AATGAAACGCTAATAGCCATTAAAGCTCCACATGGAACCACTCTGGAAGTCCCAGATCCTGACGAG CAGGCTGTTGACTATTCCCAAAGGAGGTACAGGATTGTCCTCAGAAGCTCAATGGGTCCTATAGATGTTTACCTTGTCAG TCAATTTGAGGAGAAATTTGAAGAGATACAAGGAGCGGATCCACCTCCAAACTTTCCATCAACTTCAGGCTTGAATGAGAACCCGGCAACAACAATGGTACCAGAGGAAAGCAGAGGGAAGGAGATTGAAATGCAGTGGCAAGATGATAATAAAATGTGCTCAGATCTTAATGCCTCACAGGATTTTGTGAGTGGGATCATGAAGATCGTTCCCTCTGATGTAGAc TGTGATGCTGATTATTGGCTCTTATCAGATCCAAGCATTAGCATCATTGACATGTGGCGGACTGAAT CTCTGATTGAGTGGAGCGAGCTTGGTACACTAAATGAGGGCTATGGCATGGCCACAGTTAGCTCAACATGTCCCCAAACGCCCACTTCAAATGCAACAGAAGCACCTTCTGCCAACTCAACCGGGAAGTGA